The Microbacterium sp. LWO12-1.2 genome includes a window with the following:
- a CDS encoding thiamine pyrophosphate-binding protein yields the protein MSESAAHIDGTAHIGTSAQYADTAGRAVLETIRAYGVTAVFGIPGTHNLELYRPLADLGIRAVTNRHEQGSGYGADGWAQQTGLPGVVITTSGPGLQNAMSAIGTAFCESRPLLVLSPGVPLGAEFADVGTLHETKDATAMVGAIAEWSRRVGSAAEAVEAVHDAFALFRTGRPRPVHIEIPLDVLESPAEVPAADRRARALPPRAAGDAGAIAEAARLLSAARTPVIVAGGGATAAAAEITALAERLGAPVLTTLNGKGVVDERHPLALGSNLRLAAAREVAEAADVLLVIGSKLGEAELWAPRLEARGAVVRVDISPAQIDKNLSATVGIVGDAAAVAGALLAALPPGVGPVPALDAARTAINAEMRETAPDTVALAEIIAAGLPDDAIVAGDSSQIVYMALGSVLRPQHPHSLLYTPTYATLGYGLPAAIGARVAQTERPVVTVIGDGALMFCVNELATAIEQRLDVTIVCVDNGGYAEIRQNEVDRGMVPIGVDLVQPDWAALAQAFGGVGRRVDRRDDIASSIRTAIAEGGVQLVHIPQAAL from the coding sequence GCACTGCTCACATCGGTACCTCCGCGCAGTATGCGGATACCGCGGGCCGGGCCGTGCTGGAGACGATCCGCGCCTATGGCGTGACGGCGGTCTTCGGCATCCCCGGCACGCACAATCTCGAGCTCTACCGTCCGCTCGCCGACCTCGGCATCCGCGCCGTCACGAACCGGCACGAGCAGGGGTCCGGCTACGGCGCCGACGGCTGGGCGCAGCAGACCGGGCTGCCGGGGGTCGTCATCACGACCTCGGGGCCGGGACTGCAGAACGCGATGAGCGCGATCGGCACGGCGTTCTGCGAGTCGCGTCCGCTGCTCGTGCTCTCGCCCGGAGTGCCGCTCGGTGCGGAGTTCGCCGACGTCGGCACCCTGCACGAGACGAAGGATGCCACGGCCATGGTCGGTGCGATCGCCGAGTGGTCGCGCCGGGTCGGCAGCGCGGCGGAGGCCGTCGAGGCCGTGCACGATGCGTTCGCGCTGTTCCGCACCGGACGCCCTCGTCCCGTGCACATCGAGATCCCGCTCGACGTGCTGGAGTCCCCGGCCGAGGTCCCCGCGGCAGACCGCCGCGCCCGTGCGCTGCCGCCCCGCGCCGCCGGAGACGCCGGTGCGATCGCCGAGGCCGCACGGCTGCTGTCCGCCGCGCGCACGCCCGTGATCGTGGCGGGAGGCGGCGCGACCGCTGCCGCCGCCGAGATCACCGCGCTCGCCGAGCGGCTCGGCGCCCCGGTGCTCACCACGCTCAACGGCAAGGGCGTCGTCGACGAGCGGCATCCGCTCGCGCTCGGCTCGAACCTGCGCCTCGCCGCCGCACGCGAGGTCGCCGAGGCGGCCGACGTGCTGCTCGTGATCGGGTCGAAGCTGGGGGAGGCGGAGCTGTGGGCGCCCCGGCTCGAGGCGCGCGGTGCCGTCGTGCGTGTCGACATCTCGCCCGCGCAGATCGACAAGAACCTCTCGGCCACGGTCGGGATCGTCGGGGATGCCGCGGCCGTCGCCGGAGCGCTGCTCGCGGCGCTTCCGCCGGGCGTGGGCCCGGTGCCCGCGCTCGACGCCGCGCGCACCGCGATCAACGCCGAGATGCGCGAGACCGCGCCCGACACCGTCGCCCTCGCCGAGATCATCGCGGCCGGTCTGCCGGACGACGCGATCGTCGCCGGGGACTCCTCGCAGATCGTCTACATGGCGCTGGGCAGTGTGCTGCGCCCGCAGCACCCGCATTCCCTGCTCTACACGCCCACCTACGCCACCCTCGGCTACGGGCTGCCGGCCGCGATCGGCGCACGTGTGGCGCAGACCGAGCGCCCGGTCGTGACCGTGATCGGCGATGGTGCACTGATGTTCTGCGTGAACGAGCTTGCCACCGCGATCGAGCAGCGCCTCGACGTCACGATCGTGTGCGTCGACAACGGGGGCTACGCCGAGATCCGGCAGAACGAGGTCGACCGCGGCATGGTGCCGATCGGCGTCGATCTCGTGCAGCCCGACTGGGCCGCGCTCGCGCAGGCCTTCGGCGGTGTCGGACGGCGGGTCGACCGGCGCGACGACATCGCCTCGAGCATCCGAACCGCCATCGCCGAGGGAGGGGTGCAGCTCGTGCACATCCCCCAGGCGGCCCTCTGA